A single region of the Polyodon spathula isolate WHYD16114869_AA chromosome 12, ASM1765450v1, whole genome shotgun sequence genome encodes:
- the LOC121325013 gene encoding MAP3K12-binding inhibitory protein 1 isoform X2: MKSVMAGPMETCREKLGKGSENVTNIENEDSSIGPRNALNLGADVLKIDADPSKLQSLSTLQPEDLYSSVQQHILILQSVSEKLKFMVKDNTETGKTDGTSGKLNTDKGLADNSQLNGRMKAGQEESKLRIDDSIVQIKAGNSEIDRRIAAFIERKQGEINENNVREFCNVISCNQENSCARTDAVFTPYPGFRSHVKVTRVINTYGPQTRPDRGGEPCVKPISVPIDCGSPAIEERLQNIEAHLKLTTGGPVPLNIYQRLKILEDRILELEGLSPEYFQSDSFLHKRQKAQPSQTYTLTELDGKINALKTTLLKKVNESLPMETDELPM, from the exons ATGAAGAGTGTCATGGCTGGCCCCATGGAGACGTGCAGAGAGAAGCTGGGTAAAGGGagtgaaaatgtaacaaatattgaaaatgaaGACAGCAGCATAGGTCCAAGAAACGCT CTTAATTTAGGAGCTGATGTGCTGAAAATTGATGCCGATCCAAGTAAGCTCCAGAGCCTGTCGACCCTTCAACCAGAAGATTTATACAGCTCGGTGCAGCAGCACATATTGATTTTGCAG TCTGTTTCAGAAAAACTCAAGTTTATGGTGAAAGATAACACTGAAACAGGAAAAACAGATGGCACCAGTGGCAAGTTAAACACAGATAAAGGCCTTGCAGATAACTCACAGTTAAATGGGAGGATGAAAGCAGGTCAAGAGGAGTCCAAGCTCCGTATTGACGACAGTATAGTCCAGATCAAGGCTGGAAATTCCGAA attgATAGAAGGATAGCAGCATTCATTGAAAGAAAGCAGGGAGAGATCAATGAAAATAATGTCAGAGAATTCTGCAATGTTATAAGCTGTAATCAAG aaaacagcTGTGCCAGAACCGATGCTGTGTTCACTCCTTACCCTGGATTCAGAAGCCATGTAAAAG tgaccaGAGTCATAAACACATACGGGCCTCAGACCAGACCAGACAGAGGGGGAGAACCTTGTGTGAAACCCATCTCAGTCCCCATAGACTGTGGGAGTCCAGCTATTGAGGAAAGGCTTCAAAACATAGAAGCTCATTTAAAGTTAACAACAG GTGGACCAGTCCCTTTAAACATTTATCAGAGGCTTAAAATTTTGGAGGATAGAATTCTGGAGCTAGAAGGACTTTCTCCAGAGTATTTTCAATCGGAT AGCTTTTTACATAAAAGGCAGAAGGCTCAGCCATCTCAG ACCTACACCCTGACAGAGCTGGATGGGAAGATAAATGCGCTCAAGACAACGCTATTGAAGAAAGTAAATGAGTCTCTGCCCATGGAGACTGACGAGCTCCCCATGTGA
- the LOC121325013 gene encoding MAP3K12-binding inhibitory protein 1 isoform X1 — protein sequence MKSVMAGPMETCREKLGKGSENVTNIENEDSSIGPRNAVCVILNSFIQFSTKLNLGADVLKIDADPSKLQSLSTLQPEDLYSSVQQHILILQSVSEKLKFMVKDNTETGKTDGTSGKLNTDKGLADNSQLNGRMKAGQEESKLRIDDSIVQIKAGNSEIDRRIAAFIERKQGEINENNVREFCNVISCNQENSCARTDAVFTPYPGFRSHVKVTRVINTYGPQTRPDRGGEPCVKPISVPIDCGSPAIEERLQNIEAHLKLTTGGPVPLNIYQRLKILEDRILELEGLSPEYFQSDSFLHKRQKAQPSQTYTLTELDGKINALKTTLLKKVNESLPMETDELPM from the exons ATGAAGAGTGTCATGGCTGGCCCCATGGAGACGTGCAGAGAGAAGCTGGGTAAAGGGagtgaaaatgtaacaaatattgaaaatgaaGACAGCAGCATAGGTCCAAGAAACGCTGTGTGTGTAATTCTCAACTCATTCATACAGTTTAGTACAAAG CTTAATTTAGGAGCTGATGTGCTGAAAATTGATGCCGATCCAAGTAAGCTCCAGAGCCTGTCGACCCTTCAACCAGAAGATTTATACAGCTCGGTGCAGCAGCACATATTGATTTTGCAG TCTGTTTCAGAAAAACTCAAGTTTATGGTGAAAGATAACACTGAAACAGGAAAAACAGATGGCACCAGTGGCAAGTTAAACACAGATAAAGGCCTTGCAGATAACTCACAGTTAAATGGGAGGATGAAAGCAGGTCAAGAGGAGTCCAAGCTCCGTATTGACGACAGTATAGTCCAGATCAAGGCTGGAAATTCCGAA attgATAGAAGGATAGCAGCATTCATTGAAAGAAAGCAGGGAGAGATCAATGAAAATAATGTCAGAGAATTCTGCAATGTTATAAGCTGTAATCAAG aaaacagcTGTGCCAGAACCGATGCTGTGTTCACTCCTTACCCTGGATTCAGAAGCCATGTAAAAG tgaccaGAGTCATAAACACATACGGGCCTCAGACCAGACCAGACAGAGGGGGAGAACCTTGTGTGAAACCCATCTCAGTCCCCATAGACTGTGGGAGTCCAGCTATTGAGGAAAGGCTTCAAAACATAGAAGCTCATTTAAAGTTAACAACAG GTGGACCAGTCCCTTTAAACATTTATCAGAGGCTTAAAATTTTGGAGGATAGAATTCTGGAGCTAGAAGGACTTTCTCCAGAGTATTTTCAATCGGAT AGCTTTTTACATAAAAGGCAGAAGGCTCAGCCATCTCAG ACCTACACCCTGACAGAGCTGGATGGGAAGATAAATGCGCTCAAGACAACGCTATTGAAGAAAGTAAATGAGTCTCTGCCCATGGAGACTGACGAGCTCCCCATGTGA